TAACGCTTATTATTGAAGGGGAAGATGAAGAAGAGGCAATGAAACATCTAACCAGCCTTGTCCGTGAAAAAGTGTGATGAAATGAATAGAAATGAAGTAAACCGGTTTTAAATCCTTCTTTAAGAGAAGAACTTCTTTTTGCATCTTCTTGTGAGAAAGTGCACGAGTTTTTAGAGAGACATGCTTTATTCAAATGTAAGAGACTGTACGTGTGTGACGTTGGTGAAAGAAATCTCAAACCTTTATTAATACGGGAATGGGATGAGCATTCGCCAACGTCATTTCTTTTTTGTGATGTAAACAAATTATAATGATGATAAATGGATTTGAAAATCAAATCTTTAAAATCTCATCACTAATACAAAAATCACCATACAAAAGAAAAACAGTATATCATTTTTAATCGTTGGTTTATTTTCAGAAAAAAATAAACGAATAATAGTAATAGAGACAAACGGTACAACAATAATTCCTAAATAAAACAAAAATCCTTCTAGTTTTATACTGACAATGAACAAGCTGACAACCGAAGAAATTCTAAAAACTGAAAAAACCCAACTTGTTTTTACTTTTTCATCAAAAACAGAGTATACCACTTCAAGAGCAGTAACATATATGATAATTATGATATAAGACATGATACGCTTCCTTACTTTAAAATAATAACTGTTAATACATTTGTGCCGAACCTTTGGCATCAAGGTTCTGTTTGTAATAATCATTTGTTTCATAAAGGTATTATTCGCTATACTTGAGACACGACAGGTTGCTTCAATCTTCGTTTTTCTGTCTAATTCGGGGAACTTTTTTCTCGAAGATGCTGCATCAATGATTTTACCTTACTTAATGAATCTGTTTTGAAGAGCTCTCTGATTCAATTTAATAGGAGTAAGTTATAATAACTCTTCATCTATAATAATAAAAGGATTATTTTTATTATTATAGATGAAGAGAATTTATTTAAATAGTTTTCTAATCGATTTTCCAGCAGCGCGTCCAGTTACACGTCTGCCGATTCGTTTCCCTACTCTCCCCTTTTTGACGGCATCAACATCATTCCATATACGTAATATCTTATAGATGCTTGACTTCAGGCTCATATTTTTCCTCCTTGCTTGATATCCTTTAATAAGTTAATTATAGTATGACATTTGCGTTGCTGCAGGACAACTGTTCTTGGAGAAATGATAATGGTTTTAAAAAAGAATAAGTATGTATGAGCATGGGATATGCTATTTTTGCAAATAAAAAAAGAGCTTTTTGGGGGATAATGAAAATATGGAAGCATCGAATTTAGGACAATGAAAAGAGAGGAAAAGACTTTTCTTTTGGAAGTTTAGACTGAATTAATTTATTTCGAAACACGGAGGTTTGCAATTCGTTAGAACAGAATATATTTTCATTAAAAAAGACAAGGGATAAGAATGTCTCTAACCCTTGTCATTATGGATTTTATATAGTGCGCCCAGAGGGATTCGAACCCCCGGCAAACCTGGTACCGGAAACCAGTGCTCTATCCAGCTGAGCTATGGGCGCATGTTATTTATCAAAAACACAATCTTTATTATACATATGAATAACCTTTGAGACAAGCCCTTTTCTATAATTTGATGAAAAGTTCTTCTGTATCCATCGCCAAGTGTTTCATATTTTCATGTTTAACAAACATAAAATCGGGAATGATGGTTAAAGTATAAATTTGGTGAAACTTTTTGTTTGACCTTTATTGACCAATGAGCTATCATATAAAGTATAGAAAAAATCATCAGCCATTAAAGTTGGCAACTTAAGGAGGATTTTTAAATGAATTTAGTACCTACAGTTATTGAACAAACAAATCGTGGTGAACGTGCATATGATATTTACTCCCGTTTATTAAAAGACCGGATTATTCTGCTTGGAAGCGGCATTGATGACAATGTGGCCAATTCCATTGTAGCACAGCTTTTATTCTTAGAAGCAGAAGATCCAGGAAAAGATATTTCTTTATATATTAATTCTCCTGGTGGTTCTATCACAGCCGGTATGGCCATCTTTGATACAATGAACTTCATTAAATCAGATGTATCTACCATCTGCATTGGTATGGCAGCTTCTATGGGAGCATTCTTGCTTAACGCTGGTGAAAAAGGCAAACGTTTTGCATTGCCAAACAGTGAGATTATGATTCACCAGCCTCTAGGTGGTACGCAAGGTCAAGCAACAGACATCGAAATTCATGCTAATAGAATTATTGAAATTAAAAGACGTATGAATCGCATCATGTCTGAAAATACTGGTCAGCCTTTAGAAGTTATTGAGCATGATACAGAGCGCGATAAATTCATGAGTGCAGAACAGTCTAAAGAATATGGCTTGATTGATGACATTTTTGAACGTAAAGAATAATAAAAATGAATTGTAATACAATCAAAAAAACAAGTCAGGGTTGAACACCCTGGCTTGTTTTTTCTTAATAACTCAATTTTCGCCCTTAAAAAAGTAAGTTCCTTTCCATCGGAACAGGGGTTGATCATTACTTACATACATCAGTTGACAAAGATGAGAAGGTAAGGTGTAAGGCAACCGCTACAGCGGACCGTTTTGCTTTCCTAGGGGCACGCTCTTCAGCTAACTTTTGCCAAGAAGAGCACTTGGCAAAAGTGGATCTTCAGATGGTGCTGATCCCTCAGGAGTCAAAACGGTCCGCCTCCGCTAGCAGGATGTTCTATACGGTTGCAATAGC
The nucleotide sequence above comes from Oceanobacillus timonensis. Encoded proteins:
- the clpP gene encoding ATP-dependent Clp endopeptidase proteolytic subunit ClpP; its protein translation is MNLVPTVIEQTNRGERAYDIYSRLLKDRIILLGSGIDDNVANSIVAQLLFLEAEDPGKDISLYINSPGGSITAGMAIFDTMNFIKSDVSTICIGMAASMGAFLLNAGEKGKRFALPNSEIMIHQPLGGTQGQATDIEIHANRIIEIKRRMNRIMSENTGQPLEVIEHDTERDKFMSAEQSKEYGLIDDIFERKE